CACCCGAGGGTCTTCGGCACGTCCAGCCACGACGGTCATCCTGCCACCTTCCAGTCTGTTTGTGAAGCACTAACAGACTGGAAGCCGACAGCCACCAAGTGTGGGAGGTGCCACAGCTCTTGACCCCCGCCTACTGGCGACTCAACCGCCCGTCCAAGACCGCCATGGTCACGTCAAGAGTCCCTTGAGAAGAGCCGCACCCTATCGATTCTGCCGTGTGCCTCGTATGGCCTGGCTGGCTGAGCGAGCGTGGCGCAACGAGGACGCGCCGGGTCGTACGGTAGGTCCCATGGACAGGCTGAGCGCGACCGAGCGGGAAACGGCGAAGGCGATCTATCGACTTGTGTCCGACGGCGGCACGGCGCGCACCGGTGACCTCGCCGCCGCGTTGTCGGTGGCGCCGGCGTCGGCGACGGCCAGGGTGCAGCGTCTCGCCGAGCGTGGGCTGGCGTCCTATGCGCCCTACCAGGGCGTCGAGCTCACCGAAGAGGGTCGGGCCGTCGCGACGTCGGCGATCCGGCGGCACCGGATCGTCGAGCGCTTCCTGTCGGACATGCTCGGCTACCCGTGGGAGGACGCCGACCGGCTGGCGGTCACGTTCGAGCACGACGTCCCGGACGAGGTGATCGCGCGCATCTTCGTGGCACTCGACCGGCCGTCGACGTGTCCGCACGGGTTTGCCATCCCCGCGGCGGACTCGACCGACGTCCCGGTGCTGCCGACGCTGGACGAGGTCGAGGCTGGCGTGACCGCCGAGGTCGCGCTGCCCGGTGCGACCGACCGCGAGGTGAGCGACTTCCTCGAGACGCTGGGCATCCGTCCCGGCGTGCGCATCGCGGTGCGCGAGCATCACCCGTTCGGCGGTCCGGTCGTGATCTCGGTCAGCGGTGAGGACCGCACGATCGGCAACAACCTGGCGCGGCAGATCTTCGTCCGCGTGGACGAAGACTCGGGACCACTCGTTACCCGCTGATTGTTCACGAGCGGGAACTTGCTTCTTCGGGCATACTAAAACCCATCTTTGATGGGGCGGTATCACGGCTGCCCGTCGTTCCACATCGAGGGAGACCCGACCATGCCCGTCGTCCTGGCCGCCGAGGGTGGCTACCAGTCCTTCCAGCTCGGCGCGGGAGAACGCGCCTGGCTGTGGTTCGCCGTCGTGACCGCGCTCGCCGCGATCGGCGTCGGTCTCGCCCTCATGCGGACGGTCATGGCGGCCGATACGGGCACGCCGAGGATGCGCGAGATCGCCGACGCGATCCGGGAGGGCGCGATGGCCTACCTGCGGCGCCAGTTCCGCACGATCGCGCTGATCCTGGTCCCGCTGGTCGTCATCGTGTTCGCGTCGTCGACCGCGGTCCTGCGGCCCGACGGGACCGAGGCGCTGTCCGTGGCGCAGTCGGGCATCTGGCGGACCGTGGCCTTCCTCGCCGGCTGCGCTCTGTCCGGCCTGACCGGGTTCATCGGCATGAGCCTGGCGGTGCGCGGCAACGTACGGACGGCGGCCGCGGCGCGATCGGGTTCGCTGCCCGCCGCGCTGCGCGTGGCGTTCCGCACCGGCGGAGTGGCGGGGATGTTCACCGTTGGGCTGGGCCTGCTGGGGGCGACGCTGATCATCCTGGCGTTCACGAACACTGCGTCGACCATCCTGGTGGGCTTCGGCTTCGGGGGGTCGCTGCTGGCGTTGTTCCTACGGGTCGGCGGTGGCATCTTCACCAAGGCTGCCGACGTCGGCGCGGACCTCGTCGGCAAGGTCGAGGCGGGCATCCCCGAGGACGATCCCCGCAACCCGGCGACGATCGCCGACAACGTTGGGGACAACGTCGGTGACTGCGCCGGGATGGCCGCCGACCTGTTCGAGAGCTATGAGGTCACGCTGGTTGCGTCGATCATCCTGGGCGTCGCGGCGTTCCGGTCGATCGGGCTGGACCCCGCGCTCGGCCTGATCTTCCCGGTCATCGTGCGCGCGATCGGCGTGCTGGCCTCGATCGCCGGGGTGTACGCCGTGCGCGCCACCAACCACGACCTCAGCCCGCTGACCCCGATCAACCGCGGCTTTGCCACCGCCGGCGTGCTGACCGTCGTGGGCACCTTCGTCGTCGCACAGTTCTACGTCGGCAACCTCGACGTGTTCTGGGCCGTCGTCGTCGGGCTCGTGCTCGCCCAGGTCGCGAGCCGGCTGACCGAGTACTACACGTCCACCGAGACGGCACCCGTCCGTGAGATCGCCGACGCCGCCCGCACGGGACCCGCCACGACCGTGCTGTCGGGCGTCAGCTCGGGCATGGAGTCGAGCGTGTGGGCGATCGTGGCGATCGCCGGCGCGCTGGCGGTCGCGGTGGTGCTCGGCGACGGGAACCTGCAGTACGCGCTGTACCTCGTCGCCCTGTGCGGCATGGGCATGCTCGCCACCACCGGCGTCGTGGTGTCCGAGGACACGTTCGGTCCTGTCGCCGACAACGCCGCCGGCATCGCCGAGATGTCCGGTGAGTTCGACGGCGACGCCGCGCGCATCATGGTGGCCCTGGACGCGGCCGGCAACACAACCAAGGCCGTCACGAAGGGGTTCGCGATCGGGTCCGCGGTGATCGCCGCGGTGGCGCTGTTCGCGAGCTACGTCGAGACCATCGGAGCGGAGCTGCGCCTCGAGGCCGTCGGCTCCGAGCTGTTCGCCGACCCCGCCACCCAGATCAACGTCGCCGACCCCACGACGTTCATCGGCCTGCTCATCGGCGGCGCGGTCGTGTTCCTGTTCAGCGCGCTGGCGATCCGCGCCGTCGGCCGCACCGCGGCCATCGTGGTCGCCGAGGTCCGTCACCAGTTCGCGACCAAGAGGATCATGGAGGGCATCGACCGTCCCGACTACGGCCCGGTCATCGACATCTGCACCCGTGCGTCTCTGCGGGAGCTCACCACACCGGCCCTGCTGGCGGTGCTCACGCCGGTGATCATCGGGTTCGGCGTCGGCTATGCGGCGCTCGGCGCCTTCCTCGCCGCCGTCATCCTCGTCGGGCAGCTGATGGCCAACTTCCTGTCGAACGCGGGCGGGGCGTGGGACAACGCGAAGAAGTACATCGAGGACGGCCACCACGGCGGCAAGGGCTCCGAGGCGCACCGCGCCGCCGTGATCGGCGACACGATCGGTGATCCGTTCAAGGACACGGCCGGGCCGGCGCTGAACCCGCTGATCAAGGTCATGAACCTGGTCTCGCTGCTGATCCTGCCGTCGGTGCTCGCGCTGCGCGCCGACCCCTTGCGCTACGCGATCGCTCTGGCCGCCACGCTCGTCCTCGCAGCGTCCATCGCCTACTCCAAGCGTGGGGGTGCGTCGCTGGCCGTGCCGCAGGACGTCGTCACTTCGTCCTCTGCGGGATGACGGTGCTGGCCGCCGCAGTCGACCAGGCCGTGCGGATCGTGGCTGCGGGAGGCGCCTGGCCGCTGGCGGCGGTCATGCTCGTCGAGAACCTGTTCCCGCCCATACCGTCGGAGATCGTGCTTCCGCTCGCTGGGTTCGCGGTCGACCGGGGCACGATGTCGCCCGTCGTCGCGCTGGGTGCGGCGACCTCAGGTTCGGTCGTCGGCGCGTGGATGTTGTACGGCGTCGGGCGATGGGGGGCACGCCCGGCGGCCTACCGGTTCCGCCATGTCGTCCGCCTGCCTGCCGCGGATCTAGATCGCGCGGACGCATGGTTCGACCGGCACGGCCCCAGCCTGGTGTTCTGGGGGCGGATGGTGCCGCTGGTGCGCAGCGTCGTCTCCGTGCCGGCGGGGATGTCGGAGATGCCGATGGGGCGGTTCACCCTGCTCACGGCAGCCGGGTCGTTGCTGTGGAACGCCGTGCTCATCGCCGCCGGCTGGCTGCTCGGCCGCAGTTGGGCGCTGGTCAGCGAGACCGTGGGGCACGCATCCGTCGTCGTCGCGGGCGTCCTCGCGGCGCTCGCGGTGTACGGCGTGATCCGTCTGCTGCAGAGACCAGGCCAGTAGCAGCTGGCCCGTCTGGGAGAGCCCCTTGAGTGTGTGGGAAGCGGTACTTCTCGGTCTCGTCGAGGGACTCACGGAGTGGCTGCCGATCAGCTCGACGGGACACCTGACGGTCACCCAGGGTCTGCTGGGAATCAACGGCGATGCTGCCGTCACCTATGCCATCGTGATCCAGGCGGGCGCGATCATGGCGGTCGTGTCGCTGTACCGGACGCGGTTTGCCGGGATGGTCGCCGGGCTCCGCGGGCGCGATCCGCAGGGGCGGCGGACGCTGCTCGCGCTGATCTTGGCGACCGCACCGGCCGCGGTCGTGGGGCTGGCGCTCGACGACGCCATCACGACCTGGTTGTTTGGACCGTGGCCCGTCGTCGTCGCCTGGTTCGCCGGAGGCTGCATGATCCTGGCACTCGTCCACTGCCGGCGTGGCCTGCGGCCGACCGATGGTGCGCCGCTGGTCGAGCTCAGCCCGCTGGGCGCGTTGGTCATCGGCTGCGCCCAGGTGCTGGCGCTGTGGCCGGGCGTCAGTCGCAGCCTCGTCACCATCCTCGCTGCGGTCGTGCTGGGCCTGAGCATGCCGGCGGCGGTCGAGTTCAGCTTCCTGCTGGGCTTCGTGACGCTCGGCGGCGCGACGCTGTACGCCGCGGCGTCGTCCGGCGTCGGGATCGTCGACGCGTTCGGCGTCGCTGCGCCGCTCTGTGGGCTGGTGGTGGCGTTCGTCGCGTCGGTCTTGGCGATGCGTTGGATGGTCAGCTACGTGACCCGGCGCGGCCTCGGGGTGTTCGGGTGGTACCGCATCGCTGTCGCTGTGCTGACCGCCGGTCTGCTCGTGACCGGCCTGGCGTGAGCTGGGGCTTGAGTTCCGACGGCGGGTTTCACCAGGCGAGCAGC
This window of the Euzebyales bacterium genome carries:
- a CDS encoding undecaprenyl-diphosphate phosphatase codes for the protein MWEAVLLGLVEGLTEWLPISSTGHLTVTQGLLGINGDAAVTYAIVIQAGAIMAVVSLYRTRFAGMVAGLRGRDPQGRRTLLALILATAPAAVVGLALDDAITTWLFGPWPVVVAWFAGGCMILALVHCRRGLRPTDGAPLVELSPLGALVIGCAQVLALWPGVSRSLVTILAAVVLGLSMPAAVEFSFLLGFVTLGGATLYAAASSGVGIVDAFGVAAPLCGLVVAFVASVLAMRWMVSYVTRRGLGVFGWYRIAVAVLTAGLLVTGLA
- a CDS encoding DedA family protein; protein product: MTVLAAAVDQAVRIVAAGGAWPLAAVMLVENLFPPIPSEIVLPLAGFAVDRGTMSPVVALGAATSGSVVGAWMLYGVGRWGARPAAYRFRHVVRLPAADLDRADAWFDRHGPSLVFWGRMVPLVRSVVSVPAGMSEMPMGRFTLLTAAGSLLWNAVLIAAGWLLGRSWALVSETVGHASVVVAGVLAALAVYGVIRLLQRPGQ
- a CDS encoding sodium-translocating pyrophosphatase, translated to MPVVLAAEGGYQSFQLGAGERAWLWFAVVTALAAIGVGLALMRTVMAADTGTPRMREIADAIREGAMAYLRRQFRTIALILVPLVVIVFASSTAVLRPDGTEALSVAQSGIWRTVAFLAGCALSGLTGFIGMSLAVRGNVRTAAAARSGSLPAALRVAFRTGGVAGMFTVGLGLLGATLIILAFTNTASTILVGFGFGGSLLALFLRVGGGIFTKAADVGADLVGKVEAGIPEDDPRNPATIADNVGDNVGDCAGMAADLFESYEVTLVASIILGVAAFRSIGLDPALGLIFPVIVRAIGVLASIAGVYAVRATNHDLSPLTPINRGFATAGVLTVVGTFVVAQFYVGNLDVFWAVVVGLVLAQVASRLTEYYTSTETAPVREIADAARTGPATTVLSGVSSGMESSVWAIVAIAGALAVAVVLGDGNLQYALYLVALCGMGMLATTGVVVSEDTFGPVADNAAGIAEMSGEFDGDAARIMVALDAAGNTTKAVTKGFAIGSAVIAAVALFASYVETIGAELRLEAVGSELFADPATQINVADPTTFIGLLIGGAVVFLFSALAIRAVGRTAAIVVAEVRHQFATKRIMEGIDRPDYGPVIDICTRASLRELTTPALLAVLTPVIIGFGVGYAALGAFLAAVILVGQLMANFLSNAGGAWDNAKKYIEDGHHGGKGSEAHRAAVIGDTIGDPFKDTAGPALNPLIKVMNLVSLLILPSVLALRADPLRYAIALAATLVLAASIAYSKRGGASLAVPQDVVTSSSAG
- a CDS encoding metal-dependent transcriptional regulator, whose product is MDRLSATERETAKAIYRLVSDGGTARTGDLAAALSVAPASATARVQRLAERGLASYAPYQGVELTEEGRAVATSAIRRHRIVERFLSDMLGYPWEDADRLAVTFEHDVPDEVIARIFVALDRPSTCPHGFAIPAADSTDVPVLPTLDEVEAGVTAEVALPGATDREVSDFLETLGIRPGVRIAVREHHPFGGPVVISVSGEDRTIGNNLARQIFVRVDEDSGPLVTR